CAAAGTTACTGAGGATACAAATTGCCAATATTATCCTGTTGGCGAAGTTTGGATTGGGCATGAGTATGAGAACCACTACCTACAAAATATCGTGTAAGCTAAACAAATTGCAGAGAGGAAAAGTCCAAGAACCCGTATAGCGTAACAAAACATTCCTCAAGTCCCCGTCCAAGCGAGTCTACTCCCTCGAATAACTCATCGACTTCAAGTGCAAGCATCAATCCAAACTCTCGTCTAACTATCAACACTAACTCAGGAGAGACTTGCCCCTATTTCACAAATAGAGAGCCGCTCAAAATGGTCCCATTTGAATACTGTTTTGTATTCGAGATGGCCTTAGCTCCCGCTCTACCTCCTCCTAATGATTGGCCAAATGGACAACCATATCATGTGGTTATTGATACTGTCTTCAAAGAGTTAGGTAAGATTTTGTTCTCTTAGCAGATCGACTGGTACTTACCTGCTGTGTAGAAAGACAAGGGGCTGTCCTGAGGGAAGCCTGCCTCTCTGTGCCTATAGAGGTATGCCACCTTCGAAAGGAGTACGAGTGGATTCCTCCAAACGAAATAATTTGGTACATTCCGGAAACTCAGTACGATATAGAGATGGTGACTGGTTGTACCTTAGCTTTTGCGGGTATGTTTCTGTCACTTCAGCCTCGTCTTTTTATGTACCAAAGCGCGACTAGCTGCACAAATGAAGCTAGGTGCGTTACAGCCTTGATCAAGACCAATCGTGATAAAATCGTGGGGTATAATAAGGGGAAAGATTATGAGATGTGGGTAGACTTTGACAGCACTGATTACGATGGGAATGCAGACCTAGGAGGCTTTCCCACCAAGATCAGCGACCATTATGGGCAGCCTCCTGCCGCCCTGCATGTATCTGGGGAACTACACCCCCTAGAGTCTTATTTAGCCCCTCCCAGTATGTAGATGTATTTAAAGTCCCAACAGGCCGCTTCAAAAACGGACAGACACTTCTCATTCTTCCATACTTGCTTTGTCCCGACAATGGCAGCCTCTTTGCCCACTTTGCCCCCTCCCTCTTTGCCTGCTTTACCCTCTCCCAAAAGCTGGTCACACCTTCAAGAATACACTGTGGCCTCGAATGAAGTCTTTCAGGAGCTAAGTAAGATTATACTTACTTAATATCCTAGCAAGTGCTAACCAATGAAACAGAAGAGCGGAATATTACTCTGGAAGACGATTGTGATATCTCATATGCGTCGATCTTGCACGAAGACGAGATGTTTCTCTGGCTTCCAAAAAACAACAAGCTCTGGTGCATACCGGTATCCTGTGAGGAGCTGAGTAGAAGGAGTGATTGCTATCTGATGTTCGCCTTCAATTGCCTGAACCACTCACAGTTTGTCATTCATTCTCAAAACTGAAAAATGGTCAACACATCGAGTGAAGAGATCCAAACACGACACGAAATGATAAGGAATTGGTCAATGAATGCACTAGGGCCACGGGATGTGAGCCAGAAATATGCGTCCATAGGAGAGCGGGGGATGATGGTGCAGAGCAAGCATGTATCCCCGAGTGCGTATTTGCAAGACGATGAATACGCTCAAATAGGCGCATGGTCGGGAAAAGCGTCCAAATTTGTGGTAGAGGATCATTACTGTATCGTTTGTGTACACCCTCGCGGTTAAAGGCAATTTTATTGTTAGAAATATGATGATGGTGCTCCTGCTTATTGTACCTGGACATCACTAGCCACAAAGACGGGGCGCAGCTAGTGATGTATCAGCACCTGGAGACCCACATTGAATTTGAAGTGGACCCAAGTCTCCCCAGGCACTCGGAGCTCATGGCGCTAAGCAATGGGTACATAAGTAGTACGGCACCCCTCGTCACATCCACTGGGTTCTGCCATCCACAACATCACATCTCTACGTTGACGCTTTCCCCCTACCATGCTCACCACAAATGATGACGTGGTGCTCGAGGCACTGAAGCAGCTCCAATCATACTTCGAAAATAAACCGATCCAAAGGAATACGTGGTCCGGGAGGCAAGTTGGTAGAAAGGATGAAGACGTGTTGCAGACCGTCTTACCAAGATTGAAAGACTGGGCAGAAAGGATACAGACGCTGCACTCGAGCATTTCTGTCGGGCCCAATCGGCAGACAATAACTTCCGAATCAGACCAGGAAGGGGAAGATTCAGGGCGAAGCCTGGCTCTCAAAGCCACTTATGCTCCTTGCCACCATTGACCATACGTCTTCACCGAATGATGCAGACCCCAATCAGCCGTATGACGAAGCAGCAGAATATGAGCTGCCTCAGCTCATTGACCGCTATTTCAAACCTCTATTCGAAAGATTCGGACTAGGccctcagcagcagagagCCTACGGCACCGCCCAATATCTTCCTGCTTTTGATATTTTGCGAAAAGCTGTCCATGCCCAGACGTACAAACATCTCAAAGGGTTACACTTGGACACTTCAGTCGATGTTCGCAGAAAATAATTACCAGAGCATGAATGGGTCCGTTCTCCGATAGGTAACGGGATTTGCCTGGCAAAGCATGGCCATTACTACGATATTCTCCTCCTACTTCAAAATAAGTTTCAAGTTAGCTCATTGGCTCGACGAACTCAATCGCCACCAGCGCCGGAAAAAGGAAGCCTTAGACCGGCTCTTGCCATCTATGGCTGGCAGCTTCCAGATGACCAATGCTGAGCTCAGTGCCCAATTAGAGCAGATTGAGCGGTCAAatgatcaacatcatgacttcttcaGTGAGATGTAGTGTCAGCAACAGATGCCACTGCTAAGATGTCGATTATTTGGATTGGCCAAGAGGCTCCTATATCATTTGAGGAGGGAGAGCCGGCGGTCGATAtcaaaggaaagaaaaatGTACGGTCAATACCCCAAGGTTCTACCTGGCTAAATTAATGCGCATAGTCTACAATTATTACATCCGACAACAAGAACCATGAGCATCTGAGACAATCAGACTCTGACGTTACTGGAGATGCTCAAAAGTACAAAAGGTTACTGTCATATAGAGACCAGGCCTATGAGCATTTGGTACAGCAGAACCAGACTCATGAGAAGAGCATTGCCTACTATTGCCGGATGTTATTCGAATCGATCAAGGAATGGAGCGAGTTCCAGCTCTGGCCAGAGTCAGTGGCTTCCGAATCAGAGggggaagaggaggatgccACTGCCCCTTCCATCGAGAATACAAACATTCAGCTGTGGCAAAACCGCTCCAATCGATTCATGGTACCAGAGACTGACAAAGTTAGACTTTTAGGCCCAGAGGACGAGAAATATGAGCCGTACGTGGTGGTTTGATCGGATGCTAGGTACTTCAGCCAGTAATTTATGTCAATTTTGTTCCGAATATATACTGGACGGCGTGAGAGTGGTGAAGAGCGCATGGAAATTGATGAAAGTACCAATCAGAGTTGCAATACATCACTCAACGTTAAGAACGCGACCAATGGAAAACTCGACCCCATGAGATGGCGATGAATCCAGCGTGAAAATGTTCTCATGTTGCTTAGTTTTCCGTAATCGCGTTTTCTAAAGACACCCAAGTCTCCGTCCCCTTCCTACTTCCTGAGTTCCCGATGTCCGTGAAGTTACCGAGGCGCTGTTCGCGAGTTTCTGTCGATGAGGGTATGAATGTCGGCAACTCGGCGAGCTTGGAATCAGGCTGTTCCATTAGCCGCGTCGTCAGTGCACCGGTAACCCCATGAAGATGGGTCAAGGCGGTATTTGCGGGTGTAGTTTCCTCAGCAGAGTATTTCTGCATCTGTCGCAACCTGTGGTTGCATTGCTTGAGCTTTTCATCTTCGTCCTTGAGCGTGGTGATCTGATCGAGGAGCTTCTTGCATATTTGATCAAAACGAAACTCCTTGTCAGGAGTTTAGTGTATATTCATGATCTCAGATAGCTGGCGTATCTCAGGTGCCAAGTTCTCTCCTTCCTGTTCACAAGCCATTGGTTCAAATTCGATTCCAGAGTGGCGCGTGAGCGAAGAGGATGAGTTGGAGAAAATAATTAAGGGGCATGATTGATATTTGTGACAGGAGGGATACATCCAACCCTGTCAATGGCGACTCAGCCAGCCACTGAGTGACTTTCTGATCCCTGGCAACTGAAACCCCTAAGTAACAGTGCATTAGTGCGGGCTGTCGGTCAAACAGTTAGTGGGCTACAGTACGGTGGCAGGGCCCTACCATCCTTACACGCAGAGTCCCATCCATGTTGAAGTACTTGGTTAGGTCTATATAAGTCATGGGGGTCGCCGTCATCTACCCAAGCATATCTAACTTTTACACAACAAAATGGGAAATAAATCCACGATCATCGTCGGGCCCGTCCTAGAGGCCTTGAGTAAGATCAGCCCTGGTTTGAAGCAGCAATTTCtaacttttttattttagtTAGATGTCCGAGTATTTCTGTGGCCATGGCGGGCAGTTGTCACTCTGCGCAACTGGTTGAAGGCTTTGAAGTCCATGGATATGCATCGGATAAGTTAAATTATGATATTGACTCGAAAGAGTGCTTCTATAAAGTAGATCAGTCATATGGGGAAGTAAAAGAGGCAACTAGATGGTATTTAAACGTATTTTTAGAGAAAGAGCTTGTCGTCATCATTGGAGCTTACTGGAGGTCTGGAAAAGAGAGGGCTGCAGTAGGGCATTGTATAGAAAGACATCCCAACTGGACAAAGTGGCGAACTGGTTAGTATGTCAACATGTACTTCTTTCTGCATAAAAGTGCTGTAGCCAGAGAGCCAAGAGGGCTTACAGCCGCCATGTTTCTCCCCCTGAAATTATTGTGATACAGCTGCAGATAGAGCATGGGTCTGCAAGAGTGGCTTAACAAGATGTTTGGTAGCGGTGAAGAGCATGTATGGGATTCCTGAGTATTTATTTACCATACCTCAAGAGACAACTCTAGTCTAGGTAGTTTTCTCTGCTTTACCCATACTGCTAATAATCTAGCTCGCACCCTCGATCAAAATCACAGAGGAAACGAGGATAAGagggatgaagaggaagagtgTGTGGAAGTTGATCAAGGCCAGCTGGCCGATGACTAGGGAGCCGAacaggatgttgatgaaagCGAGCAAGAATATGAGCTCGTCTCCGATGACGAGCGTGGAGGGGTACTTTCACCACGTGCTGACATCAAGAAAGGTCAAAGCAAGGACCGAGATGAAAAACTATCTAGTTACTGGATGAAGTTGTTGCAGTCTCAGCGGGTACGTAAAGTACGTAGTTCGTCTCGCTACTGTGTGGCACGGCACGTGGCGTGTGGAGACGCTGGAGATGAGTACAAAGCATGCACTGTGCGCCTGAATTTATGACACACCGCATCTCCTTTGCAACACTTCTCATATCGACATGGCCGCAGATAATAATCACCTCCACTCACTTCTCAAAACGATAGAGGCCGAGATTTCTCACCTAAGAGCTGATGTCTACGCTCAAATCACCTCCCAGCCGATAAGGCGATCGAATGGTAAAAAAGGCAGAAACCGAgattctcatcaacaacggcCATGGGAGAAAattgagaagaggttgaaaGTAGTTTACAAGGTGATTCATAGGCTAGAGTCAAGGCCCAATCGAAGGGGAATGGTATAAGCAACTACATTTACTCTTGGCTAAGCACGATAAAAGAGTTCCAGATAGCAGTTACATCTTCAAGCTATCTATAGAAGAGCTCGACAGTATCCGATCCGAGCGACAATCCTTCAATACCATACCATGGGTTGCAACAGACGATTACATGTTTGTAAAATGCAGGTTCTGAGTTTCGAGAAATGGATAATAGCAATAGAAGATGCAATGGTTTGCTAGAGGCAAGAGGAACCCAAGAAGCATGGAATTACACTTGTACCAAGATACGTGATGGAGGGGCCTGGGACGCCAAATATTTTGCTGCAATTCAACAGATAACCACCTGCTCTAATCCTTTCTCCTCTTTTAGCGATGAATCCATTCATTGATTAGATCTCCTTTATACTATTGCCTATGGTTGCCAATACTCTAACTCTCTTATTGACATGGAGAAGTACTCTCAAGCCAATGTCAACGACATGCAAAAGCTCGACAACCCTACCGAAAGCGAGATCATCATTTAAAGCCTTTTTGAAGAGGAGTATCAATAAATTGTAGAGGCGCTGGTGTTGAAATGGCTAGGACAGGTTATAGAGTGGAATGCCGGGGTCGTGTTCGTTCTCACACAAatttttcttcttcccgTTGGTCATTTTTATCTACTTATCGAAATGTATACCTAAGTTCGAGGGTTAGTTGTTATCACTGCCGCTGGATCAAAGTCAACATTCATTCCAATCAGCAGAGTTTAACCAATGCAGCGACCTCTAAAGTGCGCTTGGGGTATTCCGTGTTTTAGCGAATATCAGCGTCGCGAGATGCATCAGAGTCTTAAAAGTGGCCTAGCGCAGCACCGCCACAATGTTGTGGCGTATTGCATGACGCGGGAAGATCTTATCAGTCAGGTGATAATGCAGCACCGTATACAAGTTGGTTCGAGCATCCCCGCGCGCTTGGATCTCCCAGCCGCAAGCAACGGGTACATAAGTAGCGTGAGGCTCCAGTCGCATCCGCCTCGCACCAACTTTCTCAGCAACACTATGTCCACACACAATCCTCTCGTCTCGACAATTGTCTCAATATGCACAGGTGTGCTGGAATTGTCTTCGAGTCTCAGTGCACTACATCACAAGGTTCCCGATAAATCCCCTCAAACAAAGCGACAGACGCTTTCCCAGTCGATCAGGCAAGTTGCAGTGCAACCCAAGACTCCGGTTGCTGAGCTACTGGTGACATTCTTGGATGAATTGGATAATTTGAGTGGCCTGGCGCAGGTAATACTATCGCAGACAGAAGAGGCCCAGGTTCATGCCCAGAATCCTATGGTTCCCAGCAATGAACAAGTCATGGACAAAGTGACGAATTCCCTACAGATGGACAGCCGATCCGAGACGCCATGCGAGCGGCATATCGATATACAACTCGGAATCTCTGAGCAAGAGGTCGCGTCAGAATCTCAGGCAAGCGAGATCTCATGGTCACGGCCTGCACAGACATCTGACGACCAACAGCCCGTCGGGTCAAAGGGTGTGACCATGACTGTGAATGATTTGGCCGCAACAAATAGTCCGCCTGACTCACCCAAGGACGGAGGCAACGACATCAATGTCCATGGCGCAGTCTACGTACCAACGACCCCGAGCCCAGCCAAGCAAAGTGCAAGAGCCGGCCTAAATACAAACCCCGAGCGTGGATCATTCGCAAGGAGCCACTCGGCTGTGACTGAATCATCAGAGGCCTCCACGGCCGCAGACACGTCACCAGCCGGTTCTGTTGCGACTCACATCACATGGCCGGCAAACTCTGGTAGGGCATgtgacgaggatgaagccATGTTGGACGTCGATGACGGAGGCCTCAACATGATCACTGACTCTTGCTCGCCACAGCATCCCGCGACCAATGACACAGCTAGCTCTCAGAGTCCTTCAGTCGACGACCAGGCGCCAAGGAGTCCCACTCAAAGTCCTACGGCAGTCGCCAGGGCTGGCCAGTCGCCACTGGCCTGTGCGGCCGACAATAGGGCCAACCCTCCACCAACGGTAGACAGCGACATAAGCACCTATTCTAGAAAGCCTCATGCAGATGACGGTTTAGTTCAAGTGCTCGAATCAGCCATGGACATTCTCTGCGCTGTTGCAGCGAACTCGCTAATGCAGGGTCATTCACCAGGGAATGGAGATGACCAACACGCCAACGACCAACAAACACAGTCTCCCTCCCCCAGCCCAGCCAGTGAAGGAAGCGATACCGCTAGCGAAGGAGCCGACCGGAATACCAGAACGAACACACCACCAATGATACAGTTCACGCCATCCAATAGATCACGCTCAGATCCTCCTGCGACAACGGTCACTCTCACGCCCGCTGATATGGAAATGCTCGTCCCCAGGCTTGCCGAGATGGAAGGTGAGGGTGACTCACAGCACTCCTCTGTTCCACTCAGGAATGTTGACCTGGCCCACATGCAAGAGAGGGTCAAGACGACTGATGAAAAGTGGCAGACTACGAGCACTCGGTATGAGGCAGGTCCGAAAGGTGAGGGGTACGCAAGGATCTACGTCTCGAGTAGCCGACCTCCGATCAACTGGGAGGGTTTCACTGCTGAATGTAAGCGGCCAACACTTACCGAAATCGAGTCAATATTTGAAAAGTACGCCTTAGATCCTCCCCAAGAAGATATTCCGTATTATATCGGTAATCTCGACATTCTTCCTGGTGAGCGTTTGGATCCTGGACCTGAGATCACGGGAAACCCTGACCTCAAGGACCTGCATGTCGCATATCACCACATTGGTGGTCCCGGTTCCGGGAACCGCACACATGGGGAAGACATCAAAAACTTTCGATCCTATAACGAGGTTTACTTCGGACCCGGGTATAAACTGTGGCTAGCGATTGAAAAACATCACATAGCCAAGTTTAATGCATTTGTCGAAGCAAACTGGAGGTGTTGCAAATGCGACCAGTTTGTTTCGCACCAATCTCTTCTTCTAGCTCCCTCCAggctcaagaaggagggcaTAGATTATATCGTTGCAGCCGTCGGACGTGGGGAAGCCTTCTACACCTTACCGGGACAGCAACATGCGATCATCAATTTTGGACATTGCGCCGCTCATTCCATTAACTACGTACCCCCTGGGGAGAAAATTGACTTTAGCAAGGTCACTGCGTGTACCGAGGATGGCATGTATGCTATTGGGAAAAAGTACGGCCAAACCACTGCCTCCCCACAGGAATTGGCGCAAGCCAACAAACGGAAAGCACATCAGCAACTCTCCCAAGTCGCGCCTAAAAGATTGACACGCACCAACACCACACCCCAGCGAGAGTTAGTCGAGATCGAGCAAGGCCTATCAGAGATACCTTATCGTCGAATACAAATCGACCACCAACATCCCTCGACTGCAGAGTTGAATGTATACAAGCAAGTTGCTGCCGTGCGTAGCACAATGGCCATACAACAGTTCATTACTCTGGTAAAGGAttggaagaatgaagaggCCACCGTCCATATCGACAAGACTAAAGACAAGCTAAACCAGTCAGTGCAATCAGTGAAATTCTTTGAAGGCAGAACAAAGTTATCGAAGTTCGGACTTCGGCTCACTCAAAGAAAACTAGCTCGTGAAGCTGACACGGTAAAGGGGCCTATACAAAAGCAGCTTAAACCAGGCTTTCTTGACAAACTTGCAGCTGATCACTGTATGACGAAAGATCGGCTGAAAGACCATATTCAAGAGGGCAGACAATGGAATTCTATCTGCAAATCACACGATGGGTTGCTCCCCTTTATCCTCTTGGACTCAAAAAATCCTTTCGGGATTAAAAAACAAAACTGGACCAATCTCTATCGCGAAGAATTTACCAAGGAGGCGAATGCATTCCGCAGTCTACTTGATGATGAGTATATGAGGAACCTATGTGAAGCAGGAAAGTCCTTTGAAGATCGAGTTTTAGAGAAGGTTTTTAATGGCAGCGTTTCGGATACTGGCGGGTTTCTATGGGAGGAGAACGAGCTGGACCCGGCTTCAGACAACATCGATGAGTTACTTAAGCAGCAGGTCACCAGAAATGGAGGCACGTGACTAAGATAACAGCTTAGTCAGAAAAAGCTACAGCGTTTTCTGACTCAGCATATACTTCATGACTACCCTACACTTGAGTAAGTATcccttgagttgtgttgaacCACTCTCCCCTGTAAAAATTCTTTCTTGGCACGCACTGTTAGTGCCGTGTTAGGAGCGGGATTTTCTGCAGGCCACGCGACCACACAAAACTGCGGGGATGCTATCGGCTCCCTAACAGCAGTTTTCAGAGAAGGAATTTTGGAGAGTTCGCCTTCTCTGACAACACCTTTGTCGGATCTAATGGCGGCACCTCAGAACCAGAACGCCTTAGATATCGGAGGACGATGCCCATGGCATCGGTAGCGACATCCTCCCGATCAACGACGCCGATTGCGATGGGTTTTTCTCCTTTGAAGGCAAGCCGCACCGTCGGCCTCTGATTCCTTCCCGAGGTTTTTCCCTGCCGCCGCGACAGTCGACTACGAGCTACAACTTGGTTACTGGAGATTGTGGACTGCGTCGGCAGATGTAGTGATGCGCGAGAGAATTCTGGTCGGTGGAAAAAGTTCGACAATAGATTGCCCCCGAACCCGCTGACGGGTGACGGGCTTGAGAAATACAGCACCTTTTGTGCCATTGGTATGCTGGATGGTGAAGGAAGCGGGGTTTCCCTGTACCTAgctagctcagcacgtctTTTGCTCCAGTAGGAGATCTGGCTTCGTTACAGCCACCCagacgaaaaatatacaaacaaacaaaacaaacaaaaaaGTTGTGTTGAACCTCCCGGCCGTACCAGGCCCCACATGCCCACCATCTTCTAGGAGGTACATGGGTGGAACCTCTTAATAGATTGGGAACGTGAGCAGTGTGATGTAGCGATTTGTAACTCGAGAGATTGCCggtacttctatcacagGCTGAAATGGGGGGGCGACAGGTATCTTTTAATTGACGCATTTTAATTGGCTGTAACCCCCTACTGTGACCTGGCGGGAGgttcaacacaactcaagggATACAAACTTAGATAACTGTCTTAAATTATAATCTAGCCTTAGGTATTTCGATTTCATTCTGCAAGCCAAAAGTCGCGCTTGTCCAAACTATATACTCGGTCTTTGTTACACTTGCCAAATAATACTCGTGGATTCAAAACACTGGCATCGCTGTTAGGCCAGCACTTGCGTGATCTGGCAGCTTCACTCAAACTGATGCGAATGCCGCTCGTCTTTATGCAGACAGCTGACTGAAGCGTTTGATTAGAAAGACGCGCGATACGATTGAAGAAGGACTTCCAAGTGCCACTGAACAGCGTTACATTGCGTAATGCCAGTTGCTGCAGCTGGTGTTGACAAACAAAATCGATCAAGTCATTCTCTAAAGTCCATTTCAAAGACTGTAGGGCTATTTTTTGGCCACTGGCCTGTCCTCCAGACTCGGGACATAAAACAAGTTCTTGTAGGTTCGGGAATGACCATAGAAATTGCTGCACTTCGCCATGCTTATAACCGCGCACCACTAAGTTGCTGACGTTCAAAGACACAATATTCTCGTTAACAACGAGCCATTCCTCGTTCTGTATGTCGAACGTTCTGAGAATGTTCACCCTAGTTATTTAAGGAATACGAAGTAAGGTTGGTAATAGCCTGTATGTGAGATTCTCTACTCTTACTTTAAAGAAAGGGACAACCCGTATCTTTTAGCGAAGTTCATTGTAGTACGCACTCTTGCACATTCCCCGCAGCGGCGTATGCCAAAGATCTCCTGCGCCAGATTCCTCCCAGTAAGGTCGAGGCCGAGAAGCCTATTAGCGAAGTCCTCGGTTCTAGTTAGCATCATAATGCTAGCTCatgcttcctcttctgacCCTAAACAGTCGAATCCACAGGAACGAAACCAAACATGCAGTGATGAGCATGGCATCTGACCATCGTTTCGCCAAGGTCGAGGGATGGCTGTCCCCGCCAGATTATTCAACCAATGCCAACTTGGCAAGAGAACGACGTCATCCCGGCACCGGGACCTGGCTTCTAAACAGTCCCGCCTTCCGGGAGTGGACAGTTGGAACACGCTGGCACCTGTGGCTCTACGGGCTGGCAGGGGCTGGCAAGACCATTCTGAGTACGACGATTCTGGATCATCTTCTGCAAATAGACACCCACACTACGcttgccttcttctttgactttaACGATGCCAGGAAACAGAAACTGGAGAATCTCCTACGCTCGCTGGCAGTTCAGCTTTATCATACCGGGAACGAAGCCGCGAGAAGACTTGATAGTCTTTTCACTTCACATGATGGACGGAGACAACCAGATACGAATGCCTTATCAGCCTGTGTTGACACAATGATACAAACTGCTGGAAAGgttttcatcatcattgacgCTTTAGACGAGTGTATAGGGAGAGAAGAGCTTCTGCATTGGATCGGAGGCTTGAGATCCAGTAACACCCAGCTTGTCGTGACTGGCCGGCCAGAGGCAGACTTACGATGCAagatctctcttctctttgatAAGTGTAATTGCGTCTTACGTAACAAGAAGGTTGTCAACGCCGATATTCGCGCCTATGTCACGGCAACGCTTGAACAGAAGCCTGGTTTCGTGGATAGGAACCTATCTCAAGATATTCTGGACAGAATCCGTGACAAAATCGGAGATGGAGCCGACGGGATGCAAGTTTTGACCCAGGTCATGAATATAAGTCAAACATTCTTCTGACATTCGTCGCAGGTTTAGATGGGCAGCTTGTCAACTAGAGAGTTTCGCTAGATGTCTGAGCCCGAAAGACATCAAGATAGCTCTCAGGTCTTTGCCCCGGGATCTGAATGAGACATATTACCGCATGGTCCAAAACAAGAGCAGCGCGATTCGTCTCCTGCAGTTTCTCGTCCA
This genomic interval from Fusarium oxysporum f. sp. lycopersici 4287 chromosome 3, whole genome shotgun sequence contains the following:
- a CDS encoding hypothetical protein (At least one base has a quality score < 10), producing the protein MAASLPTLPPPSLPALPSPKSWSHLQEYTVASNEVFQELKERNITLEDDCDISYASILHEDEMFLWLPKNNKLWCIPVSCEELSRRSDCYLMFAFNCLNHSQFVIHSQN
- a CDS encoding hypothetical protein (At least one base has a quality score < 10); translated protein: MDGTLREFRFDQICKKLLDQITTLKDEDEKLKQCNHRLRQMQKYSAEETTPANTALTHLHGVTGALTTRLMEQPDSKLAELPTFIPSSTETREQRLGNFTDIGNSGSRKGTETWVSLENAITEN
- a CDS encoding hypothetical protein (At least one base has a quality score < 10), which translates into the protein MASDHRFAKVEGWLSPPDYSTNANLARERRHPGTGTWLLNSPAFREWTVGTRWHLWLYGLAGAGKTILSTTILDHLLQIDTHTTLAFFFDFNDARKQKLENLLRSLAVQLYHTGNEAARRLDSLFTSHDGRRQPDTNALSACVDTMIQTAGKVFIIIDALDECIGREELLHWIGGLRSSNTQLVVTGRPEADLRCKISLLFDKCNCVLRNKKVVNADIRAYVTATLEQKPGFVDRNLSQDILDRIRDKIGDGADGMQVLTQVMNIKSFARCLSPKDIKIALRSLPRDLNETYYRMVQNKSSAIRLLQFLVHTRRPLTLPEAVEVITTEINQEPRGFNVKRRLFQAADILRYCPSLVIIAEVTNDAETVDELHLAHFSVKEYLLEQAQFDLESASIVITKTCLTYLADIRGSHSTIRSDFRSGTFADPRVPALRAADVLRPERPTVGEMWAGRREAVGGCCD